The Spirosoma sp. SC4-14 DNA window CTAGGAACTCTGAAAATTACGCCAACTGCTACTGACTTAACTGTGCGTGGCAAAGATTTTGCTGTTGTATTTAGCAAAACTACCGGTACGCTGAATCAGTGGTTTTATAAAGGGAAAAACCTGCTGCTGGAGGGGCTTCAACCCAGTTTCTGGCGCGTGCCAACGGATAATGACGAAGGGGGTGGGAAGCGTTCGTTTGCAGCTCGCTGGCGGCAGGCTGGCCTGGATACCATCCGGGCCCGGCCGGTAGATTTCAAAGTGGAGTCGCGCCCGCAGTTGGTTCGGGTTAGCTGCACGAACGAACTGGTCGGAAATGGGGGGAGCATTCTTCAACAAACCGACTATGTCGTTTATGGTACGGGCGATGTGCAGGTGACAACGTCTTATACCCCTTCTGGTTCGTTGCCTCCGCTGGCACGAGTAGGTATGCAACTGCAATTACCCGCCACAATGTCGATGCTGAAATGGTATGGACGTGGCCCCTTTGAAAGCTATGCCGATCGAAAAGACGCGGCAAAAATTGGATTGTATGATGGGAAAATTGCCGATCAGTTTTTTCCATACACGATGGCACAGGAAAATGGTAATAAAACCGACGTTCGCTGGGCCGAACTAACCGATGATGCAGGACTTGGATTGCTAATTATGAGCGATATAAGTAAGGGTGCCTGGCTTACTATAAATGCTCGTGATTATACAGATGAAGCCTTACTTCGAGCAAAACATACCAATAGCCAGGAACTGGAACGAGGGAAAATCACGGTTGTGAACATCGATCTGGCACAAATGGGTTTAGGCGGGGATGATAGCTGGTCTCCGCGTGTGCATCCCGAGTATCAGTTGCCCGCAACGGAAGCGTATAGCTATTCATTCCGAATGCGTCCGGTTGATGCCCGAACCAATATCAATGAAGTAGTAGGTTTATTGCTTCCAAACTAACTAATTAAGTGGCGTTTCGGGATGTGTTACGTCATAAAGCGAATGGGCGACCAACCCGTTTAAGATGTATCGATTAATAGAATTGATGATCAAATTTTTTGTTTTAATTATATTAATTTGATCATCAATATATTTTGTGTCTCTATTTTGAAAGGGCTTTATTACTTAGGTTTGCAGTTGTGGACGCAAAATGACTATTTTCGTCCCGGTGCTGTAGCACGCCAAAAATCATACCCACGCGCATGGCCAAACTGATTATCGTAGATGACGAAAAGAGCATTCGGGCAGCTCTACGTGATATTTTAGAGTACGAAGGCTACGAGGTAGACGAGGCTAAAGACGGCGAAGAAGGATTAGACATGATTATGCGCACAAACTACGATGTAGCGTTGTGCGATATTCGTATGCCTAAAATGGACGGGCTGGAGTTGCTGCTAAAGGCTCACGAAGCAAGTAAGGGCACCCAGTTTATTATGATTTCTGCCTATGGTAATGTGGAAAATGCCGTTGAAGCCACTAAACGGGGAGCTTTCGATTTCATCACAAAACCACCCGATTTGAACCGACTTCTAATTACTGTTCGGAATGCTATTGAGCAGGCCAAGCTCGTTCAGGAAACCAAAACCCTTAAAAAGAGAATCTATAAACTCAACGAGATTGTTGGCGATTCAGAGCCCATTCGGAAGGTAAAAGAAACCATCAATCGGGTGGCGGCAACCGAAGCCAGGGTGCTGATTACAGGTGCCAATGGTTCCGGGAAAGAGATGGTTGCCAAGCAAATTCATGAGAAAGGCAATCGGTCGAATCAGCAACTGGTTGAAGTGAACTGTGCCGCTATCCCGGGTGAGCTGATTGAAAGTGAACTTTTTGGCCACGAGAGAGGAGCGTTTACCGGAGCCAGCGCCCGCCGTGTCGGTAAATTCGAACAGGCAGATGGCGGAACGTTGTTTCTGGATGAAATCGGCGATATGAGCCTGTCGGCTCAGGCAAAAGTACTCCGGGCGCTTCAGGAAAATAAAATTACCCGCGTTGGGGGCGACAAGGAAATTAAGGTTAACGTTCGGGTTATTGCGGCTACCAACAAAGATCTCCGGCAGGAAATAGCGAACGGTAATTTTCGCGAAGATTTATTCCATCGTCTGAGTGTTATTGTTATTCACGTACCACCGCTGGCCGAGCGTCGTTCCGATATTCCTCTACTGGCCGATAAATTCCTGCAGGATATAGCCACTGAGTATGGCGCACCACCTAAAGAACTAACTCCCGATGCAATGGTGTATCTGCAATCGTTGCCCTGGACGGGAAATGTACGTGAACTTCGAAACGTAGTCGAACGATTGGTTATCATGTGTGGTGACGAAATTACACTCGATGACGTAAAAGCATATGCCTAAAGGAATGATTTAATGATTGAATGATTGAATTGTCAGCTTAAAATATCAATCATTCAATCATTAAATTACACCCCCGCACATCGGAGTTGTCGAAACGGCCGATAACGCGGAAGTCTCCGTTTTCACCCACATATTGGCCTAAGTCCTGCGTTTCAATAAAGGAGCAGGAATCCAGATTAGCAAGGTCGATTACATTAATTCCTCCGCTTCGTTTATAATTGCTAGGGTAAACCAGAAATGGGTCGTTAATGTCGCGGAGCAAAATACGAAGCGTCGAACTCACCCCAAACACGCCATTCCCCTGCGAATAGGCCTGCGAAAGTAGTTCTGTCATACCATATTCAGAATGGACGGACCGGATATTTAGGCGTTGGGTCAATATCGTGTGTACTTCTTCTCGCAGGAGTTCCTGCCGACGCCCTTTCATACCACCCGTTTCCATAACAATCAGGTTTGGGGCCTGTCCCAGAAACGATAAGTCCTCCCCCGATTCGGCCCAATCCAGCAAACCAAACGTAACTCCAATGAGCAGAATTTTTTTCTGATCGGGTTGTTGTGTAAGTTGCCGGAGTTGTTCGGTTAGTTCAGTGTGGTTGTGTAGAAAAAAACCCGACTTTTCGGAACCGGTCTTTGCCATAAATCGCTGAACCATATACACCAGCGATGAGTTATTTCGTTCAAGATACGATGGTAGCAGGGCCAGAATATGAAAGTTGTTGAGTGGACCGTAGGTCTGCTCGAAAATATGCGTACTGATGGCGTCGTACAGATCCGTATCGGGCACATAATGACGACTGGTCTGGTCGGCCTGCGTGGTACCGCTACTGGCAAACGTAACCGTGTTGGAAGGTAGCTTAGCGCCGGTTTCGAAGCCGGTCAGAATCTGGTGTTTTTTGAAGAAACCGATCGGCATGAACGGTATCCGGCCTAGTTCAGTAATCTGATTGGGTTGAATGCCCAGGTAGTGCAGATAGGTTCGATAGATCGGATTAAACGCGGCCTGGTAACGGAAAATAGCCAGCGACAATGGTTCAAAAAACGACTGATCGATGGTTTGTGTAGTAAGAGTCAATACCTGCTGGCGTAACGATTGACGAAGTGAAGCTGCTTCTGGCAAAAGCATTTTAAAATAGAGTAATAAAAACGTTTATCTGCAATACGAGTACAACAGTATGCAACGACAACTAATTCAATCATATCTTGTGGTGTTAGGAATTGCCCTGACGCTGTCGTCCTGTTTTAATGAACCGAATTACTCCGATACGCCCTCGCTTGAGTTTAAAGGTATTTTTAAATACACCATCGCTGCCGGACAAGGGGTTGGTAAATCGAAGCGAGATTCGGTCGTTATTACTGTTGGTTTTAAAGATGGTGACGGAAATCTGGGCACCAACACCAGTTCGGCTACCTATAAAACCGATTCGGTGCATTACGCTCAGAATGGGGGATGGGGCAATTATCAGATCCGCACGTTTCGCTATATCAACAAACAGTATGTCGAATATCCGCAAACGGTCAATAATTTCCTGATTTTTCCTGATCTGACCGAAGGAAAGCCCAAAGGCGCTATTGAAGGAACGCTGGATTTTAACCAGATCTTTACGTACGGAACCACCGTGCAGATTTATCCCACAAAATTCATGATCAAAATTCGGGATCGTAGCCTCAATGAGAGCAATGTGATTGAGACCGATACCGTAAGTGTGCCCTTCCCGGTTCAATAATAATCGTTAGTGTTGGGCTGCTTTTACTGAAGGCTGTGGTTCCACGGCCTTTGCTTGTTTATCGGTATGCAGAACAATTCGGAAGGTGGTACCTTTGCCAACTTCCGAGCTTTTCACAAACAGTCGGCCGTTATGATACTCTTCAACAATTCGTTTGGCCAGCGTTAAACCCAACCCCCAACCGCGTTTTTTGGTGCTGAATCCCGGCGAAAAAACCTTCTGCATGCTGGCCTTTGGAATGCCTTTACCGGTGTCGGTAATATCAATGGCAATTTCATTGGTAGGCAGTGGTAGAATGTTCAGTTTCAGTTCACCCACGCCTTTCATGGCATCAACGGCGTTTTTGCAGATATTTTCAATAACCCACTCAAATAACAGCTTATTGATCTTAACCATCTGATTGGGCGGCAACTGACTCGTCATACTCATTTTTACTTTCGTAGAAATGCGTTTCGACAAATAGCCGGTAAACTGCCTTACAACTTCGTTGATATTTTCTTCTTTCAGGGTCGGTATTGAGCCAATGCTGGAGAAACGCGACGTAATGGTTTCGAGCCGCTGAACATCTTTTTCGATTTCATCGGTAATAGATGGATCAAACTGGCCCGGATCGGAGCGCATATACTCAATCCACGCCATCAGCGACGACATAGGCGTTCCTAACTGATGGGCCGTTTCTTTGGCAAGACCAACCCAGACGCGGTTTTGTTCGGCCCGGCGCGACGAACTAAAGGCCAGATAGGCCAGAACGCCCAGAGCGGTCAGGATGGTAAGCAGCGCATACGGAAAATAAGTTAACTGCCGCAGCAGCTTTGAGTTGTCGTAATAAACCAGACCGCGTTCGCCATTGCCAATTTCAACCACAATGGGCGGATGCCGCTTGCGCATTTCATCGATCTTATCCCGAAGAAATTGCAGCTTCTGATCGTCCGTTAAATTTTCGGGGAACTCAATGTTCAACGGCTTCGAAATTTGCCCGTTCGGGTCGCGGTAAATGGCAGGAACCGTTTTGTTGGCTTCCAGAATTTCACTCGTCACAAAAGTAAGATCTCCCGAATCGAAGTGGGCCGGATCAACTAAATAGGCTATGCTTTTGGCGTATAGCTGCACATAATGTTCTTCCCGGTCTTCCAGCTTGGTAATTAGTCGATCTGTATAGAGCAACGATGCCGTTCCTACCAAAAGCAGGTTAAGAGCGACTATAATTTTCAGAATATTATTCTGACTATAAATATCAAATGATTTCAGCATGGTTTTAGAGAGCCGCTTTACAGATTTCGCCAAACGACTCTGTTCTGCAAAGAACCTTCATAATAGTATAAAAATAGATCAATAAGCAACGGATTATGTGATTGGTCCGTATTTAACTCACTAGTAGGAACCTATTTGATCTATAAACGGGAAAAGAGTATTAATTGTGCAAAACTGAACGACTCTTCTACCGCATCTGTTAGGAAATCAAATAGGATTCAACAAAGAAACATAGATTCTATTTGGATAAATTCTAAATAGAGCAACCGATTACACAGTCTGTTTCCATGTCCGGTAATTGTACCGTAATTTTGTGCTGGCTAGCGCCAACTAGTGTGATTCGCAACAATGTTAGAGACTTTTAAATCAATTAGTTTATCCCACAAAACAGCCCCTCTTCGGGTGCGGGAGCTAATTGCACTTAGCGAAGATGAAGCAAAGCATCTGATGCTTCGGCTGCGTGATTTTTTTGGGTTGTCAGATGTATTGGTTGTATCGACCTGCAACCGTACAGAAATCTACTATGCGTTAGATCAGGCCAGTATTGGCTCGAATCTGAATACAGAAATTGCCCGGTTGCTACTGATCGAAAAAGGGTTGACCGACACTGACCAATATTTGCCTTATTTCCAGTTTTTCGATGTTCATACCGATGCCGTTACGCATCTGTTTGAAGTATGCGTTGGCCTGCATTCGCAGGTAGTTGGCGATATGCAGATTCCAAATCAGGTGAAACAGGCCTACCAATGGTCGGCCGATCTGGGTATGGCGGGGCCGTTCCTGCATCGGTTGATGCATACGATTTTCTTTACAAACAAGCGGGTTGCTCAGGAAACGCCCTTCCGCGATGGTGCTGCTTCAGTATCCTATGCGGCCGTTGAGCTGATCGAAGAACTGGTTGGCAACAATCAGAATCCGAGTGTGCTGGTGATTGGCCTGGGCGAAATTGGAGCCGATGTGTGCCTGAACCTTCAGGACCGCAATCTGAAAAATATTACACTTTGCAATCGCACGCAGGCTAAAACCGAAGCCCTGGCCGAAAAATATGGTTTTCGGGTGGCCGATTTTGCAAACCTGACCGACGAAATTCGCCAGGCCGATGTTATCATCTCGTCGGTAATGCGCGATGAGCCGCTGATTACGCCCACGTTGCTACAGGGCCTGAACGTACTGACCTACAAATATTTTATTGATCTTTCGGTACCGCGCAGTGTCGATGCCGCCGTTGAGCAGATTCCGGGTGTGCTGGTCTATAACATTGATCATATTCGAAACCGGGCCGACGAAGCATTGAATCAGCGGATGGCGGCTATTCCGCAGGTTGAAGCCATTGTGGCACAAGCCGTAGCCGAATTTAGCGACTGGTCGAAAGAAATGGTCGTTTCGCCCACGATCAACAAACTCAAGAATGCGCTGGAGCAGATTCGTAAGGAAGAAATTGCCCGGCACATGAAGCACCTGACCCCCGACGAGTCGGAAAAAGTCGACAAAATTACGCGGGGTATCATGCAGAAAATTATTAAACTACCTGTGTTGCAGCTCAAAGCAGCCTGCAAACGCGGTGAGGCCGAAACACTGATCGATGTGCTAAACGATTTATTCGATCTCGAAAAACATACGGCCGACGATCCAAAACACTCTTATTAATGCTTTGAATCTAAACGGTTTTAGTAGTCAAACTCCCGAATCAATACTGATCCGGGAGTTTTTTATGTTAGCTAATCGCGCCAGCCATCGGGTTTGAAAGGGGTTCTGCTATTACCCGGAACGCAAATTGCCGTGGGCGGTCGTGGTGGTCCGCCAAAAATTCGAATGTTGGGATAAGGGTAGATAGGCTCCGGGTTGGGTTGCCGTTGATTGAGTGCGAAAAACAACTCAGAACCTTTTTGGGTAGATGGTCCATCAGGATCGGTTTGCCCCAGCGGCAGCCCCTGCACATCCGTGCGGTCGATCCAATACCGGAGCGTTGCAATAGCCGATGCCGTAAAGTAGCCAATAATTCGTTGTTGTGGATTGGCAATGTTCAACACATTGCCAACCGGAGCCGATGGGGGAGAGTCGGTAAGCCCGTTTACGTTCTGGGTCTGGTCCTGAAACCGTTTGAAATAGGAATAAGCGTTTTGAGTCAGCGCCATCTGCCGAATTTCTACCAGACAGGCCGTACTGTCGTAATACGGAATCTGCGCAACGTTTCGATGCTGAATGGAATTACCATTGCTGAACTGATCGTCGAACACATCAATAGCGCTACTATATAGAATTTCCCAGCAGTCGGTGCGGCAGGGATAGTCGTAGGTATATAATCCCTGAATGAAGGGTGGCTGACCCGATTCCCGGTAATTGATGGGCACAAAACAGTCTTCGTAAAGGTCGTTGCCGGAAACGTAGAAGGTGGCATCTTGGTAAACGTGCGGCAGAATATTATTGACGGCATAAACTCCTTGCAGACAACTCCGGCACCAGCTTTGTTTTTCCCAGAGTTTCCATTCCCAGCGGTAATAGTTGTGCTGATTGGCTGGGTCATTAACATCAATAAACACATCGTGCCCGGCCCGAAACTGACCTGGCAACTGCTGCCCAACGGGCAAACTGTTCAGGTTGAAGCGGGCGGTTGCATTAGCAATAGGCGGGACGGCCTGCATTACTTCGGTTGCCGACCTATAACGGCTGCCATCACTGAGCGTAAAGCGAAGCTGGTAACTATGGCCAACCTGCCCCCGAAAATCGCTGGGCAACTGATAGCTGCCCTCTTCGGTCTCATGAGCGATCACCACTTCCACCGAATCGACTACTACTTCAACTGTGGCGTTGGTGATAGGAGTCGAGCCAAACCGGCCAGTTAGTGGGTCAGCTTTTGATCGATTCAGGCGAATAAGCTGGGGCTCGGGCAGGTTGTTAATGGTTCCATCAATAACCATAATATCAATTGTCGAATAGATAGGCAAATCATAAGGGTCAGTACAACTACTTACTACCAGTGCAAAAAGCAATCCGACAATACTCGAAACAAAACGCATATACTTACTATAAGACGGTAATTTAACGAGATTTAGTTGATATATAGCCCGAATTTCGTATAATAAATGAAAGGCCGTTTGCGGCTCAGGGCATAGGTAGATTCCCGAATAGAAATGATTTAGTTGTCATATCCTGAGCCACTTGTCATTGGCAAACAAACCTAAAAGGTATAAGCTGGCCGGATACTAACTAAGCTATCAATGACTACTTCGTAATGGGTAGTGAAAGTGTCGAAATTAAACCACACCGTTCGTTTCATGAATCGATCATTACTCATTGCGGGTCTTTGCCTATTGCTCTCAACAACACTACGGGCTCAACTACTGTATACGCTCTCGGGAACCGTGCGCGATTCGGCCAATCAGCAACCTATTGTTCGGGCGGCTGTTGTGGTCGATTACGAAAAGACAGCGAAAGGAACCTATACCGATGCTCAGGGCAAATTTTCGATTCAGCTTCGTTCAGGACAACATATTATTGTGGTTCGAAACATTGGTTATGTTCCTTTCCGAACAACTCTTCAGGT harbors:
- a CDS encoding sigma-54 dependent transcriptional regulator, coding for MAKLIIVDDEKSIRAALRDILEYEGYEVDEAKDGEEGLDMIMRTNYDVALCDIRMPKMDGLELLLKAHEASKGTQFIMISAYGNVENAVEATKRGAFDFITKPPDLNRLLITVRNAIEQAKLVQETKTLKKRIYKLNEIVGDSEPIRKVKETINRVAATEARVLITGANGSGKEMVAKQIHEKGNRSNQQLVEVNCAAIPGELIESELFGHERGAFTGASARRVGKFEQADGGTLFLDEIGDMSLSAQAKVLRALQENKITRVGGDKEIKVNVRVIAATNKDLRQEIANGNFREDLFHRLSVIVIHVPPLAERRSDIPLLADKFLQDIATEYGAPPKELTPDAMVYLQSLPWTGNVRELRNVVERLVIMCGDEITLDDVKAYA
- a CDS encoding acyl transferase gives rise to the protein MLLPEAASLRQSLRQQVLTLTTQTIDQSFFEPLSLAIFRYQAAFNPIYRTYLHYLGIQPNQITELGRIPFMPIGFFKKHQILTGFETGAKLPSNTVTFASSGTTQADQTSRHYVPDTDLYDAISTHIFEQTYGPLNNFHILALLPSYLERNNSSLVYMVQRFMAKTGSEKSGFFLHNHTELTEQLRQLTQQPDQKKILLIGVTFGLLDWAESGEDLSFLGQAPNLIVMETGGMKGRRQELLREEVHTILTQRLNIRSVHSEYGMTELLSQAYSQGNGVFGVSSTLRILLRDINDPFLVYPSNYKRSGGINVIDLANLDSCSFIETQDLGQYVGENGDFRVIGRFDNSDVRGCNLMIE
- a CDS encoding ATP-binding protein — translated: MLKSFDIYSQNNILKIIVALNLLLVGTASLLYTDRLITKLEDREEHYVQLYAKSIAYLVDPAHFDSGDLTFVTSEILEANKTVPAIYRDPNGQISKPLNIEFPENLTDDQKLQFLRDKIDEMRKRHPPIVVEIGNGERGLVYYDNSKLLRQLTYFPYALLTILTALGVLAYLAFSSSRRAEQNRVWVGLAKETAHQLGTPMSSLMAWIEYMRSDPGQFDPSITDEIEKDVQRLETITSRFSSIGSIPTLKEENINEVVRQFTGYLSKRISTKVKMSMTSQLPPNQMVKINKLLFEWVIENICKNAVDAMKGVGELKLNILPLPTNEIAIDITDTGKGIPKASMQKVFSPGFSTKKRGWGLGLTLAKRIVEEYHNGRLFVKSSEVGKGTTFRIVLHTDKQAKAVEPQPSVKAAQH
- the hemA gene encoding glutamyl-tRNA reductase; amino-acid sequence: MLETFKSISLSHKTAPLRVRELIALSEDEAKHLMLRLRDFFGLSDVLVVSTCNRTEIYYALDQASIGSNLNTEIARLLLIEKGLTDTDQYLPYFQFFDVHTDAVTHLFEVCVGLHSQVVGDMQIPNQVKQAYQWSADLGMAGPFLHRLMHTIFFTNKRVAQETPFRDGAASVSYAAVELIEELVGNNQNPSVLVIGLGEIGADVCLNLQDRNLKNITLCNRTQAKTEALAEKYGFRVADFANLTDEIRQADVIISSVMRDEPLITPTLLQGLNVLTYKYFIDLSVPRSVDAAVEQIPGVLVYNIDHIRNRADEALNQRMAAIPQVEAIVAQAVAEFSDWSKEMVVSPTINKLKNALEQIRKEEIARHMKHLTPDESEKVDKITRGIMQKIIKLPVLQLKAACKRGEAETLIDVLNDLFDLEKHTADDPKHSY
- a CDS encoding DUF4249 domain-containing protein, giving the protein MRFVSSIVGLLFALVVSSCTDPYDLPIYSTIDIMVIDGTINNLPEPQLIRLNRSKADPLTGRFGSTPITNATVEVVVDSVEVVIAHETEEGSYQLPSDFRGQVGHSYQLRFTLSDGSRYRSATEVMQAVPPIANATARFNLNSLPVGQQLPGQFRAGHDVFIDVNDPANQHNYYRWEWKLWEKQSWCRSCLQGVYAVNNILPHVYQDATFYVSGNDLYEDCFVPINYRESGQPPFIQGLYTYDYPCRTDCWEILYSSAIDVFDDQFSNGNSIQHRNVAQIPYYDSTACLVEIRQMALTQNAYSYFKRFQDQTQNVNGLTDSPPSAPVGNVLNIANPQQRIIGYFTASAIATLRYWIDRTDVQGLPLGQTDPDGPSTQKGSELFFALNQRQPNPEPIYPYPNIRIFGGPPRPPTAICVPGNSRTPFKPDGWRD